A single window of Caldicellulosiruptor bescii DSM 6725 DNA harbors:
- a CDS encoding ABC transporter ATP-binding protein: MDYLKRLMKYLDDCKLLVAVGLILALAGIFCSMAVPKVSKHIIDDVLVARHFEKLYHFAIILAGLVLSKAILNYFQSYIFEYTSQKAIYKLREQLYTKLQYQSFEYFDRASTGAIMNRIVGDLEAIRNFLNQGFVQVISIVITLILALSIMLSMNLLLSFLSLATTPLIYSNVKSLAKKLQPTFREIRTSFEKLTSKVQENITGIRVVKAFGNEELEKKSFGKVAFEFTSKNIQAADIRSVHNPLANFLNGLNSVIILVVGGYLAIKGKLSIGTLFAFVSYVNLFSAPIGNIQNLVNQWQNAFASLEKVFEVLDSEVLIHSPKNAIHLKNIKGDIKFENVYFKYKDKFVLKGINIHIQPGEVVAILGQAGSGKSSLINLLARFYDPTSGRILIDDVDVKNVKLCSLRRNIGIIMQETFIFSDTIAANIAFGKPDAKEEEIKWAAKLARADEFIERLPEGYSTVVGERGIGLSGGQKQRIAIARALIYNPKILVLDDATSSLDFETEAEIQNTLKEVIKGRTTIIITHRISQLVVEANKIYYMQDGRIVEQGTHEELMRFKGRYYTTFKKQLLERANSLPA, translated from the coding sequence TTGGACTATCTTAAAAGACTCATGAAGTATTTAGACGACTGCAAACTGTTGGTAGCGGTTGGCCTAATCTTGGCGCTGGCAGGGATATTTTGCAGTATGGCAGTGCCGAAAGTGTCAAAGCACATCATTGACGATGTTCTTGTTGCAAGGCACTTTGAAAAGCTTTACCATTTTGCTATTATTTTGGCAGGACTTGTGCTTTCAAAGGCAATTTTGAATTATTTTCAGAGCTACATATTCGAATACACATCTCAAAAAGCCATCTATAAGCTCAGAGAGCAGCTCTACACAAAGCTTCAATACCAGTCTTTTGAATATTTTGACAGAGCATCAACAGGAGCTATTATGAACAGAATAGTAGGTGACCTGGAGGCTATTCGAAACTTTTTAAACCAGGGCTTTGTTCAGGTAATTAGCATAGTCATTACATTAATATTGGCACTTTCTATAATGCTTTCAATGAACCTTTTACTTTCATTTTTGAGCTTAGCAACAACACCTCTTATATACTCTAACGTCAAAAGCCTTGCCAAAAAACTTCAGCCAACCTTCAGGGAAATAAGAACATCCTTTGAAAAGCTCACATCAAAGGTGCAGGAGAACATTACAGGTATAAGAGTTGTCAAAGCGTTTGGAAATGAAGAGCTTGAAAAGAAAAGTTTTGGAAAAGTTGCATTTGAGTTTACAAGCAAAAATATCCAGGCTGCTGATATAAGGTCGGTGCACAATCCTCTTGCAAATTTCTTAAATGGCTTAAACTCAGTCATAATCCTTGTGGTTGGAGGGTATTTGGCTATAAAAGGGAAGCTGTCTATTGGCACGCTTTTTGCATTTGTGAGCTATGTGAACTTGTTCTCTGCACCCATTGGTAACATTCAAAACCTTGTGAACCAGTGGCAAAACGCCTTTGCATCCTTGGAAAAGGTGTTCGAGGTGCTTGACAGTGAGGTTTTAATTCATAGTCCAAAAAATGCTATTCATCTTAAAAACATCAAAGGTGATATAAAGTTTGAGAATGTGTATTTCAAGTACAAAGATAAGTTTGTTCTAAAGGGAATAAACATTCATATTCAGCCTGGTGAGGTTGTTGCCATTTTAGGTCAGGCAGGTTCTGGAAAGTCATCTTTAATAAATCTTCTTGCCAGATTTTACGACCCGACATCTGGCAGGATACTCATTGATGATGTTGATGTGAAAAATGTAAAGCTTTGTTCACTCAGAAGAAACATTGGAATAATAATGCAGGAGACATTTATTTTTTCTGATACAATTGCTGCAAACATAGCGTTTGGAAAGCCAGATGCAAAAGAAGAAGAGATAAAATGGGCTGCAAAGCTTGCCCGGGCAGATGAGTTCATTGAAAGGCTTCCAGAAGGGTACTCTACCGTTGTTGGTGAGAGAGGGATAGGACTTTCGGGCGGTCAGAAACAGAGAATTGCAATTGCCAGAGCGCTCATATACAACCCAAAAATTTTAGTGCTTGATGATGCAACGTCAAGTCTTGATTTTGAAACAGAGGCTGAGATTCAAAATACTTTGAAAGAAGTGATAAAAGGAAGAACAACAATTATCATAACCCACAGAATTTCCCAGCTTGTTGTTGAGGCAAACAAAATTTATTACATGCAAGATGGCAGAATTGTTGAACAAGGAACACATGAAGAGTTGATGAGATTCAAAGGTAGATATTACACAACATTCAAAAAACAACTGCTCGAGCGCGCAAACTCACTTCCTGCTTAA
- a CDS encoding ABC transporter ATP-binding protein: MADPVAKKPMFSQEETNYELKIPYLKRLFKFLLPYKKWLVLTLIFMFVATVAELVSPYLLKQAVDYYIPKKDFKGILIIGVLLILMLFINKECSKNKIRLANRTGQMVLFDIRKALFDHVQSLSFSFFEKNSTGRIIVRIVNDVNTLNNLFTNGIVNVITDMSSLVLAAIIMFSINPKLAIVTFAALPIFLVVLFTTRNAIKRNWRTVRRKIANLNAYIHENICGIRVIQAYVRQKVNRAIFKDVIDDVFLSWMKAVRINGIFSPAVEVCSMIGTLIIYFYGVKLLKINGVTVGTLIAFVSYLDRFWRPVVTLSNFYNQLLVASASSERIFEVLSIQPEIKEDKNPVEISTFRNSIEFKNVWFAYKDEEYVLKDVSFEIKKGMMVALVGATGSGKTTIANLLSRFYDPQKGSILIDGIDLKKISFKSLRKLIGIVQQEPFLFSGSILDNILYGKPDAKFEEVIEVCKFLGAHEFISQFEDGYFTQVNERGNRLSTGQKQLISLARLLLQNPQILILDEATASLDTHSELMVQNALNKVMKDRTSIVIAHRLSTIKDADLIIVMDKGRIAEMGTHESLIRKKGIYYELCASQIRFVKAG, from the coding sequence ATGGCAGACCCTGTGGCCAAAAAGCCAATGTTTTCTCAAGAAGAGACAAATTACGAATTGAAGATACCATATTTGAAAAGGCTTTTTAAGTTTCTTCTTCCTTACAAAAAATGGCTGGTTTTAACCTTGATTTTCATGTTCGTAGCAACAGTTGCCGAGTTAGTTTCTCCCTACCTTTTGAAACAGGCAGTTGACTACTATATCCCCAAAAAAGATTTCAAGGGAATTTTAATAATTGGAGTTTTGCTCATTTTGATGCTTTTCATAAACAAAGAGTGCTCGAAAAACAAGATAAGGCTTGCAAACAGAACAGGGCAGATGGTTTTGTTTGATATCAGAAAAGCTCTTTTTGACCACGTTCAAAGCCTTTCTTTCAGCTTTTTTGAAAAAAACTCAACAGGAAGAATTATTGTTAGAATTGTCAATGACGTCAATACTTTGAACAACCTCTTTACAAACGGCATTGTAAATGTAATAACAGACATGTCAAGCTTGGTTTTAGCAGCAATAATAATGTTTTCTATAAATCCTAAGCTTGCAATAGTGACATTTGCAGCTTTGCCAATTTTTTTAGTAGTTCTTTTTACAACCAGAAACGCCATAAAAAGAAACTGGAGGACTGTGCGAAGGAAAATTGCAAACTTAAATGCGTATATACACGAAAACATATGTGGTATCAGGGTGATTCAGGCATATGTCAGGCAAAAGGTCAACAGGGCTATTTTCAAAGATGTCATAGATGATGTGTTTTTGTCATGGATGAAGGCGGTCAGGATAAACGGCATATTCTCACCTGCGGTTGAGGTATGTTCAATGATAGGAACGCTCATCATCTACTTTTACGGTGTAAAGCTTCTTAAAATAAACGGTGTTACAGTTGGAACTTTAATTGCTTTTGTTAGCTATTTAGACAGGTTTTGGCGACCGGTTGTTACACTTTCAAACTTTTACAATCAGCTTCTTGTTGCAAGCGCATCGTCAGAAAGGATCTTTGAGGTGCTTTCTATCCAGCCCGAAATAAAAGAGGATAAAAATCCGGTAGAGATATCTACTTTTAGAAATTCGATCGAATTTAAAAATGTGTGGTTTGCGTACAAAGATGAAGAATATGTTTTAAAAGATGTGTCGTTTGAAATCAAAAAAGGAATGATGGTTGCGCTTGTGGGTGCAACAGGCTCTGGCAAAACCACAATTGCAAATCTTCTTTCAAGGTTTTACGACCCGCAAAAAGGCAGTATCCTCATTGATGGCATTGATCTTAAGAAAATTAGCTTTAAAAGTTTAAGGAAACTTATAGGTATTGTCCAGCAGGAACCATTTTTGTTCTCAGGAAGCATCCTTGACAATATTCTGTATGGAAAACCAGATGCCAAGTTTGAAGAGGTTATAGAGGTTTGCAAGTTTTTAGGTGCACACGAATTTATATCGCAGTTTGAGGATGGTTACTTTACACAGGTAAATGAAAGGGGAAACAGGCTATCTACTGGACAAAAACAGCTGATAAGTCTTGCAAGGCTTTTGCTTCAAAACCCCCAGATTCTTATTTTGGATGAAGCAACGGCATCGCTTGATACACATAGCGAGCTTATGGTGCAAAACGCTTTAAACAAGGTGATGAAAGACCGCACTTCAATTGTGATTGCTCACAGGTTATCTACCATAAAGGATGCAGATCTCATAATTGTAATGGACAAGGGCAGGATAGCTGAAATGGGTACACACGAGAGCCTGATAAGGAAAAAAGGTATCTATTATGAACTTTGTGCAAGCCAGATAAGATTTGTAAAGGCAGGGTGA
- a CDS encoding stage II sporulation protein M, with translation MKFVVQTFKAEKRLILISFLIFVLSCILGIVAGLYFGDEIQRFINQYIRKLFENILKNAKSPYLLFLAILKNNMKVYLIIITVGTLTFGLISVFVLLTNGFIVGAVATISAKELSIGKTLLLILPHGIFEIAAFIIGSAASAIFLESAVFSKEKPKLNIAFKRFLVLAVCGAFLVVFAAFIEAFVTSSFAR, from the coding sequence GTGAAATTTGTTGTTCAGACCTTTAAAGCTGAAAAAAGACTTATTCTAATATCATTTTTGATTTTTGTACTTTCTTGTATCCTTGGCATTGTTGCAGGACTTTATTTTGGAGATGAAATTCAAAGATTCATCAACCAGTATATCAGGAAATTGTTTGAAAACATCTTGAAAAACGCAAAAAGCCCATACCTTCTCTTTCTTGCAATCCTCAAGAACAACATGAAAGTCTATCTTATAATCATCACAGTAGGGACCTTGACATTCGGTCTTATATCTGTTTTTGTGCTGCTAACAAACGGTTTTATAGTTGGAGCTGTTGCTACAATCTCAGCAAAAGAATTATCTATTGGAAAAACCCTACTTTTGATTTTGCCCCACGGGATATTTGAAATTGCAGCATTCATAATAGGCAGCGCAGCATCGGCGATATTTCTGGAAAGCGCAGTTTTTTCAAAGGAAAAACCAAAGCTGAACATTGCCTTTAAAAGGTTCTTAGTTCTCGCTGTGTGCGGAGCTTTCCTGGTAGTATTTGCAGCCTTTATAGAAGCTTTTGTCACTTCAAGCTTTGCAAGATAA
- a CDS encoding MBL fold metallo-hydrolase, translating into MKITYLAHASFLIETKSGVKILTDPYDGSVGYTVFELSPDVVLTSHKHFDHGYTGNLKGDYVLVDKEGEFNVKGVKIKGIKTFLDKEKGQKRGENIVFVIEDEFCVAHLGDLGHELSSPELEKMGKVDILLIPVGGVYTIDAKESFSVAKAVNPRVVIPMHYKTEKLKFDLGKVEEFTKHFEDVEVLQTSEIEINSLPEKQKVIVLKYKG; encoded by the coding sequence ATGAAGATAACATACCTTGCACATGCAAGCTTTTTGATAGAGACAAAATCGGGGGTAAAAATTTTAACAGACCCGTACGATGGTTCTGTTGGATACACGGTGTTTGAACTGTCACCGGATGTGGTGCTCACATCTCACAAGCATTTTGACCATGGCTACACAGGCAACCTAAAAGGAGATTATGTTCTTGTCGACAAGGAAGGCGAATTTAACGTCAAGGGTGTTAAAATAAAAGGCATAAAGACCTTCCTCGACAAAGAAAAAGGGCAAAAACGAGGAGAAAACATTGTGTTTGTTATTGAGGATGAGTTTTGTGTTGCGCATCTTGGCGATTTGGGGCATGAACTTTCATCCCCTGAGCTTGAAAAGATGGGGAAAGTTGATATTCTTTTAATTCCTGTTGGCGGTGTGTATACAATTGATGCAAAAGAGTCTTTCAGTGTTGCAAAGGCTGTAAATCCAAGAGTTGTAATTCCTATGCATTATAAAACAGAAAAGCTCAAATTTGACCTTGGAAAGGTAGAGGAGTTTACAAAGCATTTTGAAGATGTTGAAGTGTTGCAGACAAGTGAGATTGAAATCAATAGCCTTCCAGAAAAGCAGAAGGTCATTGTATTAAAATACAAAGGATAA
- a CDS encoding O-antigen ligase family protein yields MAKKSEKKSIYQSANKFGEGGTSIFPGKTLAAYKAFVLFVFCVLVLMSPYYRGLYFDYELSVFQAVMAGIFILFAIYLYLSKEGFLINSKLELMLLLFMVAYIVPYFFAANRRLALGEFFKYAFYFAVFYVASRISKGKAEKFAILNTLFLSTVGVAFFGYQAAVKLIPETARPLGMAMNGLWVGNMINSTLQYHNTAGTVLAFGFIISLMLAIYSRNKLLKSFYFAFSSFIFTAFFFTYSRGSYITLLLALLVFFLLLPREKRISLIFNIAIVGAFVITFLNKVGANLNEHGKVKLWLVLLFQMLLVFALTYAFGFVERRLYGISNNIYIVAAGVVGILAIIGFAIALKMHLIPSDMVEKIKSIAMFWKERNFVERMVFYRDGLKIFLKSPVFGYGGGAWVSLYFMYQSYLYFTTQSHNYFLQVLLDTGIVGFSILLVFLWLLFSASLKAWDKKEQKENVIIAGLVAAAIQLYSHSVLDFDFSLASVQVLLFAALGVLVSTSLQILQKHKQEKVIYTSRKTNFVPVLLAIFYLFVIVISLNFRLGNYYANIGQQALQAGNLSAAYSFLSKAVTYDSLNSNALSDYAVALYRIGDQNKDANLIAKADGYFRQAIVNDRFNPKIRFKYAVYLLSHGAIDSGLSQIEEGIKLQPLQPANYELKADAYAKVGDYYLGKGDKEKAKKYFEVVLKIPEEIERLKKYREHIPKELIGQEKIVPFAMTQRTQQIIEEVKKKI; encoded by the coding sequence ATGGCAAAAAAAAGTGAGAAGAAAAGTATATATCAAAGTGCAAATAAATTTGGTGAAGGTGGAACTTCAATTTTTCCAGGCAAAACACTTGCGGCATACAAAGCATTTGTGCTTTTTGTCTTTTGTGTGCTTGTTTTGATGAGTCCATATTATAGAGGACTTTATTTTGATTATGAACTAAGTGTATTTCAAGCAGTTATGGCTGGGATATTTATTCTTTTTGCAATATATCTTTATCTTTCAAAAGAGGGTTTTTTAATAAATTCAAAACTTGAACTTATGCTGCTTCTTTTTATGGTTGCATATATTGTTCCCTACTTTTTTGCAGCAAACAGAAGGCTTGCTCTTGGAGAATTTTTCAAGTATGCATTTTACTTTGCAGTTTTTTATGTTGCGTCAAGAATTTCAAAAGGCAAAGCAGAAAAGTTTGCAATTTTGAATACTCTTTTTCTCTCAACAGTAGGTGTTGCATTTTTTGGGTATCAAGCAGCGGTAAAGTTAATTCCAGAAACTGCCCGCCCTCTTGGCATGGCCATGAACGGGCTTTGGGTTGGAAATATGATAAACTCAACACTGCAGTATCACAACACAGCAGGAACTGTGCTGGCGTTCGGATTTATAATCTCTTTGATGCTGGCAATATATAGTAGAAATAAGCTGCTTAAAAGCTTCTATTTTGCCTTTTCAAGCTTTATATTTACAGCGTTTTTCTTTACATACTCAAGAGGCTCATATATTACCCTCTTGCTTGCTCTTTTAGTGTTTTTCTTGCTTTTGCCGAGAGAAAAAAGAATTTCGCTCATTTTTAACATAGCGATTGTTGGCGCTTTTGTTATTACTTTTTTGAATAAGGTTGGGGCAAACCTAAACGAACATGGGAAAGTAAAACTTTGGCTTGTCTTGCTCTTCCAGATGCTTCTGGTTTTTGCCCTGACATATGCTTTTGGATTTGTGGAGAGAAGACTTTATGGTATTAGCAACAACATTTATATAGTGGCTGCAGGCGTTGTTGGCATTTTGGCTATCATTGGTTTTGCCATTGCTCTAAAGATGCATTTGATTCCTTCAGACATGGTCGAGAAAATAAAATCCATAGCTATGTTCTGGAAAGAGAGAAACTTTGTTGAAAGAATGGTGTTTTACAGAGATGGTTTAAAGATATTCTTAAAAAGTCCTGTATTCGGTTATGGTGGTGGGGCATGGGTATCGCTGTATTTTATGTACCAGTCTTATTTATATTTTACAACCCAGTCTCACAACTATTTTTTGCAGGTGCTTCTTGACACGGGGATTGTTGGATTTAGTATACTTTTAGTGTTTTTATGGCTTTTATTTTCTGCTTCGCTCAAGGCATGGGATAAAAAAGAACAAAAAGAGAATGTTATTATTGCTGGGCTTGTGGCTGCAGCTATACAGCTTTATTCTCACTCAGTGCTTGACTTTGACTTTTCGCTCGCATCTGTGCAAGTTCTGCTATTTGCAGCTTTAGGGGTATTAGTTTCAACCTCTTTACAAATTCTTCAGAAGCATAAGCAAGAAAAGGTGATTTACACGAGCAGAAAGACAAATTTTGTACCTGTTTTGCTGGCAATATTTTATCTGTTTGTGATAGTAATTTCATTGAATTTCAGACTTGGAAATTACTATGCTAACATTGGTCAGCAGGCGCTGCAAGCAGGGAATTTGTCTGCTGCATATTCGTTTTTGTCAAAAGCTGTCACATACGACTCACTCAATTCCAATGCGCTTTCAGACTATGCGGTTGCTCTATACAGAATAGGTGACCAGAACAAAGATGCAAACCTGATTGCGAAGGCAGACGGTTATTTCAGACAGGCAATTGTAAATGACAGGTTCAATCCAAAGATAAGGTTTAAATATGCCGTATATCTTCTTTCTCATGGAGCAATAGATAGCGGACTTTCACAGATAGAAGAGGGGATAAAGCTTCAGCCTCTTCAGCCAGCAAACTATGAGCTGAAGGCTGATGCATATGCAAAGGTTGGAGATTATTACCTTGGAAAAGGTGATAAAGAAAAAGCGAAGAAGTATTTTGAAGTTGTGTTAAAGATTCCTGAGGAAATTGAGAGATTGAAAAAGTACAGAGAACACATTCCAAAAGAGCTAATTGGCCAAGAAAAAATTGTGCCGTTTGCGATGACACAAAGAACTCAGCAAATAATTGAAGAAGTCAAGAAAAAGATATAG
- a CDS encoding ABC transporter permease, translating to MNRFLANFLKYKDLLYELVLRDIKIKYRRSILGMFWSLLNPLLMMIVLTIVFSHLFRFDIKNYPIYLLTGQIMFAFFSESTSSAMRAIIDNASLIKKVYIPKYIFPVSKVLSSFFNLIFSLLAIVLVTIGMVVLGNNVNLTWTFLLFPIPLIFILIFSIGIGLILSCYAVFFRDLIHLYSVGLTAWMYLTPIFYPVSIIPQKYLILIKLNPMYYFIEYFRKVTFYGTLPTLKETLICILVDIIFLVIGLLVFYRKQNKFILYV from the coding sequence TTGAATAGATTTTTGGCAAACTTTCTGAAATACAAAGATCTTTTATATGAGCTTGTTTTGAGAGATATAAAAATTAAATATAGACGGTCTATTTTAGGTATGTTTTGGAGCTTGCTAAATCCTCTTTTGATGATGATTGTTTTAACGATTGTATTTTCTCACCTTTTCAGATTTGACATAAAAAATTATCCTATTTACTTATTGACCGGACAAATTATGTTTGCTTTTTTTTCTGAATCAACCTCAAGTGCAATGAGGGCAATTATAGATAACGCTTCACTCATTAAAAAGGTATATATACCAAAATATATATTTCCTGTTTCCAAAGTTTTGTCATCTTTTTTTAATCTAATTTTCTCACTTTTGGCAATTGTTTTAGTTACAATAGGAATGGTAGTATTGGGCAATAATGTTAATTTAACGTGGACATTTTTGTTATTTCCTATTCCTTTAATATTCATATTAATTTTTTCAATAGGCATAGGCTTAATTCTGTCTTGCTATGCAGTATTTTTCAGAGATTTGATTCATCTATACTCGGTTGGATTAACTGCTTGGATGTATTTGACACCCATATTTTATCCTGTGAGTATAATTCCACAAAAATATCTGATATTGATTAAGCTAAATCCGATGTATTATTTTATAGAGTACTTTAGAAAAGTTACATTTTATGGTACACTACCTACACTAAAGGAAACTCTAATTTGCATTTTGGTAGACATAATATTTTTAGTAATAGGACTTTTAGTTTTTTATCGAAAACAAAATAAATTTATCTTGTATGTGTAA
- a CDS encoding ABC transporter ATP-binding protein translates to MDKNIAVKIENVSMMFNMASEKIYSIKEYFIKLVSGKLYFREFWALKDISFKIKKGEIFGIIGLNGAGKSTLLKIIAGVLKPTMGRVYVNGTMAPLIELGAGFDFELTARENIFLNGAILGYSRKFMKEKFDEIVEFAELRDFLDVPLKNFSSGMQARLGFAIATIVDPDILIVDEILAVGDFHFQEKCERRINSMLEKGTTIVMVSHSIDQIERMCQRVLWLEKGRMKMIGDAKEVCEAYRNS, encoded by the coding sequence ATGGACAAAAACATAGCTGTAAAGATTGAAAATGTTTCAATGATGTTTAATATGGCATCTGAAAAGATTTATAGTATTAAAGAGTACTTTATAAAACTTGTGTCAGGTAAGCTATACTTTAGAGAATTTTGGGCCTTGAAGGATATAAGTTTTAAAATCAAAAAAGGTGAAATTTTTGGTATAATAGGCTTAAACGGGGCAGGCAAAAGTACCCTGCTCAAAATAATTGCAGGAGTTTTAAAGCCGACAATGGGTAGAGTCTATGTAAACGGTACTATGGCACCATTGATTGAACTTGGAGCAGGTTTTGACTTTGAACTTACTGCAAGAGAGAATATATTCTTAAACGGCGCTATTTTGGGCTATTCAAGAAAGTTCATGAAAGAAAAATTTGACGAGATAGTAGAGTTTGCAGAACTGAGAGATTTTTTAGATGTTCCTCTAAAAAACTTTTCGTCTGGTATGCAGGCAAGACTTGGTTTTGCTATTGCTACAATTGTTGACCCTGACATTTTAATTGTTGATGAGATTCTGGCAGTAGGAGACTTTCATTTTCAGGAAAAATGCGAAAGAAGAATTAATAGTATGCTTGAAAAAGGGACAACTATTGTGATGGTGTCCCATTCAATAGATCAAATTGAGAGAATGTGCCAAAGAGTTTTGTGGCTTGAAAAAGGCAGAATGAAAATGATAGGCGATGCAAAAGAGGTTTGTGAGGCTTACAGGAACTCTTGA
- a CDS encoding sugar phosphate nucleotidyltransferase: protein MKGIVLAGGTGSRLYPLTKVTNKHLLPVGKYPMIYYPIFKLKQAGIKEIMIITGKEHMGAVVNLLGSGREFGLEFTYRIQDEAGGIAQALGLCSFFAGNDKCVVILGDNVFEDDITEYVRNFEKQERGARILLKEVPDPHRFGVAELKDGKIVSIEEKPKNPKSNFIVTGIYMYDSQVFDIIKTLKPSQRGELEITDVNNEYIRRGELYFDFLKGWWTDAGTFESLKRANELAENMVLDFNGI from the coding sequence ATGAAAGGAATAGTTTTGGCAGGAGGAACAGGTTCACGTTTATATCCGTTAACTAAGGTTACAAACAAGCATTTGTTGCCTGTTGGAAAATATCCAATGATTTATTATCCAATTTTTAAATTAAAACAAGCAGGTATCAAAGAGATAATGATAATAACTGGTAAAGAACACATGGGAGCTGTTGTCAATTTATTAGGAAGTGGTCGTGAGTTTGGATTAGAATTTACTTATAGGATTCAAGATGAAGCTGGTGGAATTGCTCAAGCTCTGGGACTGTGTAGCTTTTTTGCTGGGAATGATAAGTGTGTTGTGATACTGGGCGACAATGTTTTTGAGGATGATATAACTGAGTATGTAAGGAATTTCGAAAAGCAGGAGCGGGGCGCTAGGATTCTTCTTAAGGAAGTTCCGGACCCGCATAGATTTGGAGTTGCTGAACTGAAAGATGGGAAAATAGTCTCGATTGAAGAAAAGCCTAAGAATCCGAAAAGTAATTTTATTGTCACAGGAATCTATATGTATGATAGCCAAGTTTTTGATATTATCAAGACACTTAAGCCTTCACAGAGGGGTGAATTGGAAATTACGGATGTAAATAACGAGTACATAAGAAGAGGAGAGTTGTATTTTGACTTTTTAAAGGGCTGGTGGACTGATGCAGGGACTTTTGAGTCACTAAAAAGAGCAAATGAGCTTGCTGAAAATATGGTGTTAGATTTTAATGGAATATAA
- a CDS encoding dTDP-4-dehydrorhamnose 3,5-epimerase family protein: MELIEGVKVKRLEKFADDRGFFMEILRDEDGFLEKFGQASMSLTYPGVIKAFHYHKLQDDVWFFPKGNAQVVLYDLRPDSPTYKKTNVFYMGEHNPIVLLIPRMVAHGYRVLGNEPAIIVYFTTEHYNRENPDEYRIPWDDKEINFDWTTKFR, encoded by the coding sequence ATGGAGCTTATTGAAGGTGTTAAGGTAAAAAGACTCGAGAAATTTGCTGATGATAGAGGTTTTTTCATGGAGATTTTGAGAGACGAAGATGGCTTTTTAGAAAAATTTGGACAGGCTTCAATGTCTTTGACTTATCCAGGGGTAATAAAAGCTTTTCACTATCATAAGTTGCAAGACGATGTTTGGTTTTTCCCAAAAGGCAATGCACAGGTTGTTCTTTACGATTTGCGGCCAGATTCGCCTACATACAAAAAAACAAATGTATTCTACATGGGAGAACACAACCCTATAGTACTTTTAATACCCAGAATGGTTGCTCATGGCTATAGGGTATTGGGGAATGAGCCGGCAATAATTGTGTATTTTACAACAGAGCATTATAATAGAGAAAATCCAGATGAATACAGAATTCCTTGGGATGACAAGGAAATTAATTTTGATTGGACAACAAAATTTAGATAA
- the rfbB gene encoding dTDP-glucose 4,6-dehydratase, protein METILVAGGAGFIGSNFVKYMISKEEYKIINYDALTYAGNLENLKEVENHPYYTFIKGDIVDRSKVEEVFKNYQIDYVINFAAESHVDRSIKDPDIFVKTNVLGTQVLLDVSRKFGIKKFIQISTDEVYGSLGPEGYFTEESPLAPNSPYSASKAGADMLVRAYFKTYGLPVNITRCSNNFGPHQHPEKFIPTVILNALQNKPIPIYGDGQNIRDWLYVEDHCRAIELVLKKGRIGEVYNIGGNNEWRNIDIAKLILKLLGKPENLIQFVADRPGHDRRYAIDSSKIQKELGWKVEYKFDEAIRKTIEWYKNEFFKGE, encoded by the coding sequence ATGGAGACAATTCTTGTAGCAGGTGGGGCAGGTTTTATAGGAAGCAATTTTGTTAAGTACATGATTAGCAAAGAAGAATACAAAATAATCAATTATGATGCATTAACCTATGCAGGAAATCTTGAGAATTTGAAAGAGGTAGAAAACCACCCTTATTATACATTTATTAAAGGAGATATTGTTGATAGATCTAAAGTTGAAGAGGTTTTTAAAAATTATCAAATTGACTATGTAATAAACTTTGCCGCAGAGTCGCATGTGGACAGAAGTATAAAGGACCCTGATATATTCGTTAAAACAAATGTTTTGGGAACACAAGTTTTATTAGATGTGTCGAGGAAATTCGGGATAAAAAAGTTTATTCAAATTTCAACAGATGAAGTATATGGTTCCTTAGGGCCTGAAGGATATTTTACAGAAGAAAGTCCGCTTGCACCAAACAGTCCTTATTCTGCCAGCAAAGCAGGGGCTGATATGCTTGTGAGAGCATATTTTAAGACATATGGTCTGCCTGTGAACATAACAAGGTGTTCAAACAATTTTGGTCCACATCAACACCCAGAAAAGTTTATACCGACCGTAATTTTGAATGCGCTGCAAAACAAGCCGATACCAATTTATGGTGACGGGCAAAATATAAGAGACTGGCTATATGTAGAAGACCACTGCAGAGCAATTGAGCTTGTGCTCAAAAAAGGTAGAATAGGTGAAGTATACAATATTGGCGGGAATAATGAGTGGAGGAATATAGATATAGCCAAATTGATTTTAAAACTACTCGGGAAACCAGAGAATCTAATACAATTTGTGGCTGACAGGCCAGGACATGATAGGAGATATGCAATTGACTCGAGTAAGATTCAAAAGGAATTGGGGTGGAAGGTTGAA